A window from Cryptomeria japonica chromosome 1, Sugi_1.0, whole genome shotgun sequence encodes these proteins:
- the LOC131051844 gene encoding probable 2' cyclic ADP-D-ribose synthase BdTIR: MINVEVSSQEYHVFINHCGKDVKKTVASLVYHTLSNKQLKVFLDYKSLQQGQPFPLTIQQAIASASIHIAIFSNKYAESAWCLRELCLMEESGASIIPIFCGVRPRDLRKNGGVYSKSLSKHRLTRRVDGETVEKWRATLRRISYNYGFQFQG, encoded by the coding sequence ATGATAAATGTTGAGGTCTCTTCTCAGGAATACCATGTATTTATCAATCATTGTGGCAAGGATGTGAAGAAGACAGTTGCTAGTCTTGTCTACCACACTCTCTCTAACAAACAACTCAAAGTGTTTCTCGACTACAAATCACTTCAACAAGGGCAGCCTTTTCCCCTCACAATTCAGCAAGCAATTGCCTCAGCTTCCATTCATATTGCTATTTTTTCTAACAAGTACGCAGAATCCGCGTGGTGCTTAAGGGAACTGTGCTTGATGGAGGAAAGCGGAGCTTCCATTATCCCCATCTTTTGTGGTGTTCGACCCCGCGACCTGCGAAAGAATGGAGGAGTGTACTCAAAATCGTTGAGCAAACATCGTCTCACTCGCAGAGTGGACGGTGAGACTGTTGAGAAATGGAGAGCCACGCTCCGAAGGATTTCGTATAATTACGGATTTCAATTTCAAGGGTAA